The following are from one region of the Alicyclobacillus fastidiosus genome:
- a CDS encoding Mov34/MPN/PAD-1 family protein, whose amino-acid sequence MWSKSTRTEFLSSMLVLRLVEQAEAALPNECVGFIVRKGPRCFILPLPALATPSRVYVHPDVLLDAAMALDCGGVELVATYHSHPDGTAEPSSNDNLFSAWSYTHVLLYRSAGQWATQIYAWSSSVAATSDS is encoded by the coding sequence TTGTGGAGTAAGTCAACGCGTACAGAATTTCTCTCATCGATGCTTGTTCTGCGACTCGTCGAACAGGCTGAGGCAGCCCTTCCGAACGAATGTGTCGGTTTTATCGTGCGGAAGGGGCCGCGCTGCTTCATCTTGCCCTTACCGGCCTTAGCGACGCCAAGTCGCGTCTACGTCCATCCGGACGTCCTCCTCGACGCCGCGATGGCCTTGGACTGCGGTGGCGTCGAGTTGGTGGCCACGTATCACAGCCACCCGGATGGCACTGCGGAGCCCTCTTCGAACGACAACCTCTTCTCTGCGTGGTCTTACACGCACGTCCTCCTCTATCGATCCGCCGGCCAGTGGGCCACACAGATTTATGCCTGGTCTTCGTCGGTTGCCGCCACTTCTGATTCGTAA
- a CDS encoding ATPase, T2SS/T4P/T4SS family, translating to MEGFTAARVLQQIIDCAISSRATDIHLTSTNARMRVDFRIAGEMRPFVHLTERGDEIVRRIKALGRMDVTNGQAPQEGAFTWEMEHCKARLRVSAVPVYAGESVVLRVLHQSIRPLCIYELGMTPMQVARLVGLLSEPCGLILVAGRTGAGKTTTLYAMMHHLATRGLQVFSLEDPVEMPIPNCRQIEVRERSGMTYELGLKSLLRQDPDVLMIGEIRDPVTARIAVRAALTGRLVLATTHAADARSSLDRLLDFDVPKTLLTGVLRAVLVQRASPLPQTVHQPFTFDDLVVLGQSAGPGLAFPTEEGRVTAANLESRATAF from the coding sequence ATGGAGGGCTTCACAGCCGCCAGAGTACTTCAGCAGATCATAGACTGTGCTATTTCGTCGCGGGCGACGGATATTCATCTGACGTCGACCAACGCCAGGATGCGCGTTGATTTTCGGATTGCTGGCGAGATGCGACCGTTTGTTCACTTAACGGAGCGCGGCGATGAAATCGTGCGCCGGATCAAGGCGCTAGGCCGAATGGATGTGACGAACGGACAGGCACCTCAGGAAGGTGCGTTCACCTGGGAGATGGAGCACTGCAAAGCGCGTCTGCGGGTATCTGCGGTGCCTGTGTACGCGGGAGAGTCTGTTGTCCTTCGCGTCTTGCATCAGTCCATACGACCACTTTGCATCTATGAACTTGGGATGACGCCGATGCAGGTCGCGCGGTTGGTTGGGCTGCTTTCCGAACCCTGTGGATTGATTTTGGTTGCAGGCCGCACTGGGGCGGGCAAAACGACCACGCTCTACGCGATGATGCATCATCTTGCGACGCGTGGGCTACAGGTGTTCAGTTTGGAAGATCCCGTCGAAATGCCGATTCCCAACTGCCGACAGATCGAAGTGCGCGAACGCTCCGGAATGACGTACGAACTCGGACTGAAATCGCTCCTGCGACAGGATCCAGACGTGCTCATGATCGGAGAAATTCGCGACCCCGTGACGGCGCGAATTGCCGTGCGGGCAGCCCTGACAGGGAGACTTGTGTTGGCGACGACGCACGCCGCGGATGCGCGTTCCTCGCTCGATCGGCTATTGGACTTCGACGTGCCAAAGACCCTGTTGACTGGGGTCTTGCGGGCGGTGTTGGTCCAACGCGCGTCGCCCCTGCCGCAGACGGTTCATCAGCCTTTTACCTTTGACGACCTTGTGGTGTTAGGGCAGAGTGCAGGACCAGGTTTGGCGTTTCCGACTGAGGAAGGACGTGTCACCGCTGCGAATCTGGAATCGCGTGCGACAGCTTTCTAG
- a CDS encoding type II secretion system F family protein: protein MSPLRIWNRVRQLSSWQFTVGRVAGNRRAFVAFAESLAELLTAGIDFVQAADILTHQGASFQRRLSCAVSRHLEQGLPVSQALLPHVDVVAGNVFAVAERVGQLPEALSAYVVRERARMDWRQQLSKSLIYPALLMCSCLILAIFVRMVIQPELNLLEASLEDTAVSSSAESLWSNLSLGVIVTILGAPGAYFVLYHVRRWGGLKGLRLPFDELLRNVRSERFVDSLHVQLASGVSLVEALRALCSVQTSWLQSDSEIVLRELLAGSSLADALPSRLSPIVREVLSVSEVTGDLTAGLRRSSDLLKGRIARKLQRVATWLEPVTMSIMGLVVGTTMYGVFGPMYRTIAGVGTHA from the coding sequence GTGTCACCGCTGCGAATCTGGAATCGCGTGCGACAGCTTTCTAGTTGGCAGTTCACAGTGGGTCGCGTGGCAGGCAACAGGCGGGCGTTTGTCGCTTTCGCGGAGAGTCTAGCGGAACTGTTGACAGCGGGAATCGACTTCGTTCAGGCTGCGGACATCCTGACTCACCAGGGAGCGTCGTTTCAACGCAGGCTATCCTGCGCGGTATCCCGTCATCTCGAACAGGGGCTGCCAGTCTCCCAGGCGCTCCTTCCACACGTCGATGTCGTCGCGGGCAATGTATTTGCCGTAGCCGAGCGCGTTGGACAGCTTCCGGAGGCACTTTCTGCATACGTGGTTCGCGAACGTGCGCGCATGGATTGGCGCCAACAGTTGTCGAAGTCACTGATCTATCCGGCTCTCCTCATGTGTTCCTGTTTGATTTTGGCCATCTTTGTTCGCATGGTGATTCAGCCCGAACTCAATTTGTTGGAAGCGAGTCTCGAGGATACGGCCGTCAGCTCTTCCGCGGAGTCCCTCTGGTCGAATCTTTCATTGGGCGTGATCGTCACTATCCTCGGCGCGCCGGGTGCCTATTTCGTGCTGTATCATGTGCGTCGTTGGGGTGGTTTGAAGGGGCTTCGACTGCCGTTCGACGAGCTCTTGAGGAACGTTCGCTCTGAGCGATTCGTCGACAGTCTGCACGTTCAACTCGCTTCCGGGGTGTCTCTCGTCGAAGCTTTGCGTGCGCTTTGCAGCGTGCAAACCAGTTGGCTCCAAAGCGATAGTGAAATCGTGTTGCGCGAGCTTCTTGCGGGGAGCAGCCTCGCGGACGCGCTGCCGAGCCGCTTGAGTCCTATCGTCCGCGAGGTGTTGTCAGTCAGTGAAGTAACGGGTGATTTGACGGCTGGACTTCGGCGCTCGAGCGACTTGCTCAAGGGCCGGATCGCACGGAAGCTACAACGCGTGGCTACGTGGCTTGAGCCGGTGACGATGTCCATCATGGGGCTCGTCGTGGGCACGACTATGTACGGCGTATTCGGTCCAATGTATCGCACGATTGCCGGCGTCGGAACCCATGCATGA
- a CDS encoding prepilin-type N-terminal cleavage/methylation domain-containing protein produces MTQAMNEQCEQGFSLLELMVAVSIIAIMIGLITPHLMGASARATSTACDGNTKTISAALAEYNLLYQALPSGNSAQQLQTLVSHQLLSDEALSGNYTIDDADPMHIEVTCDSPGAANGT; encoded by the coding sequence ATGACTCAAGCGATGAATGAACAGTGCGAACAGGGCTTTTCCCTATTGGAGTTGATGGTGGCTGTCTCCATCATCGCCATCATGATCGGGCTCATTACGCCCCACCTCATGGGCGCGTCGGCTCGGGCCACATCCACTGCCTGTGACGGGAACACCAAGACGATTTCAGCGGCGCTCGCCGAGTACAATCTCCTGTACCAAGCACTTCCATCTGGCAACTCAGCACAACAACTGCAAACGCTCGTCTCGCATCAACTGCTATCGGATGAGGCGCTGTCTGGGAATTACACCATTGATGATGCAGATCCCATGCATATTGAAGTCACGTGTGACTCGCCTGGAGCCGCCAATGGCACGTGA